Proteins co-encoded in one Hymenobacter swuensis DY53 genomic window:
- a CDS encoding Maf family nucleotide pyrophosphatase → MPLSAPDTASFVSPHRPRLVLASNSPRRRQLLTELGLTYEIRLREVEESFPAHLVRAEVAEYLAAHKASAYASDLAPDELVITADTIVCLDDDVLNKPADEAEAVQMLQRLQGRAHDVYTGVCLLCGDGRRVVFSDQTRVHFRALSLAEIEHYVRQYQPLDKAGAYGAQDWIGMVAVTRLEGSYFNVMGLPVHRVWEEMEKLGAVGL, encoded by the coding sequence ATGCCGCTTTCCGCTCCTGATACCGCCTCATTCGTCAGCCCCCACCGGCCCCGGCTGGTGCTGGCATCCAACTCGCCCCGCCGCCGCCAGCTGCTCACGGAACTGGGCCTGACGTATGAAATCCGGCTGCGGGAAGTAGAGGAAAGTTTCCCGGCCCACCTGGTGCGGGCGGAAGTGGCGGAGTACCTGGCCGCCCACAAAGCCAGCGCCTACGCCTCCGACCTGGCCCCCGATGAGCTGGTTATTACGGCCGATACCATTGTGTGCCTCGATGACGACGTGCTCAACAAGCCTGCCGACGAGGCCGAGGCCGTGCAGATGCTCCAGCGCCTGCAGGGCCGCGCCCACGACGTGTACACCGGCGTCTGCCTGCTCTGCGGCGACGGCCGCCGGGTGGTTTTCTCCGACCAGACCCGGGTGCATTTCCGCGCCCTCAGCCTCGCGGAAATCGAGCATTACGTGCGCCAGTATCAACCCCTTGATAAAGCCGGGGCCTACGGGGCCCAGGACTGGATTGGGATGGTGGCCGTGACTCGGCTCGAAGGCTCGTATTTCAACGTAATGGGCCTGCCCGTGCACCGCGTATGGGAGGAGATGGAGAAGCTGGGAGCCGTGGGGCTGTAG
- a CDS encoding DUF1015 domain-containing protein: MAEIQPLRGWRYNSELSQQIDAYVSPLFDVVSVKQREALYRNPLNSIHLSVPRGEDAAGAAAQRLREWQERGVLLQDELPGIYVYYQYFRLAGSSREYCRKGFMCHIRATDWTENVVLRHENTLPAAVNDRAELLARTEFQTSATHGLYRDDAFALEHYMDEAMRSPLYQTEEDYQGARDVLAVIQDVRIIRQFQQVLAQREVILADGHHRYEGSLAYRQARRAAAGAAYTGHEAWNFHLMYLTNAAADDLRILPTHRLVLELPGGLTSAELLARLAPYFTVLPLEDAYDLPERIAGKPWAFGLYLGEGQAYKIRLRPEVHELLAWDTTPEVKALDLTVLHYFVLEKVLGVTGPEAQRQWPGIAYVRNFPECLTRVDRGEARAAFITNEVTMAEVEAVCHSGSVMPPKSTFFYPKTIGGFLFSSIQEAETSAPFYAAFRS, translated from the coding sequence TTGGCTGAAATTCAACCCCTGCGCGGCTGGCGCTACAACTCAGAATTGAGCCAGCAGATTGACGCGTATGTGTCGCCGCTGTTTGATGTGGTATCGGTGAAGCAGCGGGAGGCGCTGTACCGCAATCCGCTCAATAGTATTCACCTCTCGGTGCCCCGGGGCGAGGACGCGGCCGGGGCGGCCGCGCAGCGCCTGCGGGAGTGGCAGGAGCGGGGCGTGCTCCTGCAGGATGAGCTGCCGGGTATTTACGTGTACTATCAGTATTTCCGGCTGGCGGGCAGCTCCCGCGAGTATTGCCGCAAAGGCTTCATGTGCCACATCCGGGCCACCGACTGGACCGAAAATGTGGTGCTGCGCCACGAGAATACGTTGCCCGCTGCCGTCAACGACCGGGCCGAGCTGCTGGCCCGCACCGAGTTCCAGACCAGCGCCACCCACGGCCTGTACCGCGACGATGCATTTGCGCTGGAGCACTACATGGATGAGGCCATGCGTAGCCCGCTCTACCAGACGGAGGAAGATTACCAGGGCGCGCGCGACGTGCTGGCCGTGATTCAGGATGTACGTATTATTCGTCAGTTTCAGCAGGTACTGGCGCAGCGGGAGGTAATTCTGGCCGACGGACACCACCGCTACGAAGGCTCCCTGGCCTACCGGCAGGCGCGGCGGGCGGCGGCCGGGGCCGCGTACACCGGGCACGAAGCCTGGAATTTTCACCTTATGTACCTCACCAACGCAGCGGCCGACGACCTGCGGATTCTGCCCACACACCGGCTCGTGCTGGAGTTGCCCGGCGGCCTGACTTCGGCCGAGCTGCTGGCCCGGCTGGCTCCCTACTTTACGGTGCTGCCCCTGGAAGATGCCTACGACCTGCCCGAGCGCATTGCCGGCAAGCCCTGGGCCTTCGGGCTGTACTTAGGCGAAGGGCAGGCATATAAAATCCGGCTGCGGCCGGAGGTGCACGAGCTGCTAGCCTGGGATACCACCCCCGAGGTAAAAGCCCTGGACCTGACGGTGCTGCATTACTTTGTGCTGGAAAAAGTGCTGGGCGTAACCGGCCCCGAGGCGCAGCGCCAGTGGCCGGGCATTGCCTACGTGCGCAACTTTCCCGAGTGCCTGACCCGCGTAGACCGGGGCGAGGCCCGGGCCGCCTTCATCACCAACGAGGTAACCATGGCGGAGGTGGAAGCCGTGTGCCACTCCGGCTCCGTGATGCCCCCCAAATCCACGTTCTTTTACCCCAAAACCATTGGTGGCTTCCTGTTTAGCAGTATTCAGGAGGCCGAAACTTCCGCGCCGTTCTATGCCGCTTTCCGCTCCTGA
- the pdxH gene encoding pyridoxamine 5'-phosphate oxidase has translation MTDQQLADLRQTYSQRTLTEADVQPDAVRQFRTWLDEALAAQLDEPTAMTLSTVNEAGQPAARIVLLKGLPEEEGFLFFTNYESRKGQELATSPLAAITFFWPGLERQVRVEGRVEKASEEVSTEYFQSRPRSSQIGAWASPQSQPIRSREELEQREQDVEARFAGQQPLPRPAHWGGYVLRPQRVEFWQGRPSRLHDRIVYELHGGSWRISRLAP, from the coding sequence ATGACTGATCAGCAGCTGGCCGATTTGCGCCAGACGTATTCCCAGCGCACCCTCACTGAAGCCGACGTGCAGCCCGATGCCGTGCGGCAGTTCCGGACTTGGCTGGATGAGGCCCTGGCCGCTCAACTCGACGAGCCTACCGCCATGACCCTGTCGACCGTGAATGAGGCTGGTCAGCCAGCCGCGCGTATTGTGCTGCTCAAGGGCCTGCCCGAAGAAGAGGGCTTTCTGTTCTTTACCAACTACGAGTCGCGCAAGGGGCAGGAGCTGGCTACCAGCCCCTTGGCGGCCATTACGTTTTTCTGGCCCGGGCTGGAGCGGCAGGTACGGGTGGAGGGCCGGGTAGAAAAAGCGTCGGAAGAGGTATCCACGGAGTATTTCCAGAGCCGGCCGCGCAGTAGTCAGATTGGGGCCTGGGCCTCCCCCCAGAGCCAGCCCATCCGCAGCCGGGAGGAGCTGGAGCAGCGGGAGCAGGACGTAGAAGCCCGCTTTGCCGGGCAGCAGCCGCTGCCGCGCCCCGCGCACTGGGGCGGCTATGTGCTGCGCCCGCAACGGGTGGAGTTCTGGCAGGGACGTCCCTCCCGCCTGCACGACCGGATTGTGTACGAGCTGCACGGTGGCAGTTGGCGCATCAGCCGTCTGGCTCCTTGA
- a CDS encoding YqgE/AlgH family protein, producing the protein MPRLRPGSLLISQPFLGDPNFERTVVLLCSHSDEEGSFGLVLNRPATLRLGDVLELPGGETLPATHIPLGIGGPVQPDTLHYLHQQPDLPQASHLGDQVYWGGSFSQLLEQLISGQAAPDDVRLYVGYSGWTAGQLAEEVRENVWIVHPNAAAKVFTLTTDAFWQSILREKGGRYRMLSNYPTDPRLN; encoded by the coding sequence ATGCCGCGTCTTCGTCCTGGCAGTCTGCTGATTTCCCAGCCTTTCCTGGGCGACCCGAACTTTGAGCGTACCGTAGTGCTATTGTGCAGCCACTCGGACGAGGAAGGCTCTTTTGGGCTGGTCCTGAACCGGCCAGCAACGCTGCGGCTCGGCGATGTGCTGGAGCTGCCCGGCGGCGAAACGCTGCCGGCCACGCACATTCCGCTTGGCATCGGGGGGCCGGTGCAACCCGATACACTGCACTACCTCCACCAACAGCCCGACCTGCCGCAGGCCAGCCACCTGGGCGACCAGGTGTACTGGGGCGGCAGCTTTTCGCAACTGCTTGAGCAGCTCATCAGTGGTCAGGCCGCTCCCGATGACGTACGCCTTTACGTGGGCTACTCGGGCTGGACGGCCGGGCAGCTGGCGGAAGAGGTGCGGGAAAATGTCTGGATTGTGCATCCCAATGCTGCCGCGAAAGTATTTACTTTGACCACTGATGCCTTCTGGCAGTCCATTCTGCGGGAAAAGGGCGGGCGCTACCGCATGCTGTCCAACTACCCCACCGACCCCCGCCTGAATTAA
- a CDS encoding DUF349 domain-containing protein yields MLPDQNSPAPTHSDDSAESPQQILERRLAEIQNRQTEPEDITERPAQGTPPLPAEPVGSGTAEPEAASSAPEPDSPEATAATESLTHVPADAATTEVHSAGEARAMAHYGTTSPATDQPATLTEAVEAPATASEGTPQDAALPEPEAPHVTPVVEVTPANVEAALESAPTVGSLHTSSDAAAAEEEEEYVPEVPAVDFSTLDLPARTAHLLQLLRRPDARQNRKQISDLYRLYDTQLQTERTAARQRFVDEGNQAEEFAYAGPEGHQDLTKAFQEFRDSRARDAKAEDEQRTKNLTHKQYLLSQLRTLVESAETKDSSARIKALQNDWKATGPVPQKEAQELWNSYHALLDIYYNNRGLFFEMKELDRRRNLEAKEVLITRAEALQQQPSINKALQELRQLHDEWKHIGPVPNEQRETLWQRFLQASEQVHNRKQEFLTTRQTQETANLERKTALLEELRPFGEFQTERVNEWRAKTDELQKLKEAWDAAGLVPRDKAEQLNRQFWGAYKGFFQKKNQFFKALDEEKNTNLKRKLDLCEQAESALQSPNWEEARETVIRLQKEWKLVGRVPEKQSDKVWNRFRTACDAFFDRKKEETRQREHQVQQLGQEQTQHLAQVAEAVTGLSSDQPGTLEGFRQHVSEWRAFDSGARHSGQAEDKFQTLMGKYLDQVPGLTYADRTDLLFALQIERLKSSPDAQQQLYKKEQTLRREINELENDISTLKTNLEFFARSKNAGQLREEYQGRINEAQARIDGLKRQLRAVRS; encoded by the coding sequence ATGCTACCTGATCAGAATTCCCCCGCCCCCACTCACTCCGACGACAGCGCGGAGTCGCCCCAGCAGATTCTGGAACGCCGCCTGGCCGAAATCCAAAACCGCCAGACCGAGCCCGAAGATATTACCGAGCGTCCGGCCCAGGGCACCCCGCCCCTGCCCGCCGAGCCTGTCGGGTCCGGTACGGCCGAGCCGGAAGCGGCTTCCTCTGCCCCCGAGCCAGACAGTCCCGAAGCAACAGCCGCGACTGAATCCCTCACCCACGTACCCGCAGATGCCGCTACCACTGAGGTGCATTCTGCCGGTGAGGCCCGCGCCATGGCGCATTATGGCACCACTTCTCCGGCCACCGACCAGCCTGCAACGCTCACTGAGGCAGTAGAAGCACCGGCCACTGCTTCGGAAGGAACGCCGCAGGACGCCGCCCTGCCCGAACCGGAAGCCCCGCACGTTACGCCGGTGGTTGAGGTAACCCCAGCCAACGTGGAAGCTGCCCTTGAAAGCGCCCCCACCGTTGGCTCCCTGCATACGTCCTCCGACGCGGCGGCTGCTGAGGAGGAAGAGGAATACGTACCGGAAGTGCCGGCTGTAGACTTTTCCACCTTGGATCTGCCAGCCCGGACGGCTCACTTGCTGCAGTTGCTGCGCCGCCCCGATGCCCGCCAGAACCGCAAGCAGATTTCCGACCTCTACCGCCTCTACGATACCCAGCTGCAAACAGAGCGTACCGCCGCCCGACAGCGTTTCGTGGATGAGGGCAACCAAGCCGAGGAATTTGCATATGCCGGCCCCGAAGGCCACCAGGATCTGACCAAAGCCTTCCAGGAGTTCCGTGACAGCCGGGCCCGTGACGCCAAGGCCGAGGATGAGCAGCGTACCAAGAACCTGACCCATAAGCAGTATCTCCTCTCCCAGCTGCGTACCCTGGTAGAGTCGGCTGAAACCAAGGACAGCTCGGCCCGCATCAAGGCCCTACAAAACGACTGGAAGGCCACCGGTCCCGTGCCCCAGAAAGAGGCCCAGGAGCTGTGGAACAGCTACCACGCACTGCTCGACATTTACTACAACAACCGCGGTCTGTTCTTCGAAATGAAGGAGCTGGACCGTCGCCGCAACTTGGAGGCCAAGGAAGTGCTCATTACCCGCGCCGAGGCACTCCAGCAGCAGCCCAGCATCAACAAGGCCCTGCAGGAGCTGCGGCAGCTACACGATGAGTGGAAACATATCGGCCCCGTTCCCAATGAGCAGCGCGAAACGCTGTGGCAGCGTTTCCTCCAAGCCTCGGAGCAGGTGCACAACCGCAAGCAGGAATTCCTGACAACCCGCCAGACGCAGGAAACGGCTAATCTGGAGCGTAAAACGGCGCTACTAGAAGAGTTGCGGCCGTTCGGCGAGTTCCAGACAGAGCGCGTAAACGAATGGCGCGCCAAAACCGACGAGCTGCAGAAGCTGAAGGAAGCCTGGGACGCCGCCGGCCTCGTGCCCCGCGATAAGGCCGAGCAGCTGAACCGACAGTTCTGGGGTGCTTACAAGGGCTTTTTTCAGAAGAAAAATCAGTTCTTTAAGGCTCTCGACGAGGAAAAAAACACCAACCTCAAGCGCAAGCTCGATCTATGTGAGCAAGCTGAGTCGGCTTTGCAGAGCCCCAACTGGGAGGAGGCTCGCGAAACGGTCATTCGCCTCCAGAAAGAATGGAAGCTGGTTGGCCGGGTGCCCGAGAAGCAGTCGGACAAGGTCTGGAACCGCTTCCGCACCGCCTGCGACGCCTTCTTTGACCGCAAAAAAGAAGAAACCCGCCAGCGCGAGCACCAGGTGCAGCAACTTGGCCAGGAACAGACCCAGCACCTCGCGCAGGTAGCCGAAGCCGTAACCGGCCTTTCTTCTGACCAGCCGGGCACGCTGGAGGGCTTCCGTCAGCACGTCAGCGAATGGCGGGCCTTCGACAGCGGTGCTCGCCATTCCGGGCAAGCGGAGGACAAGTTTCAGACGCTGATGGGCAAGTACCTCGACCAGGTACCGGGCCTCACCTACGCCGACCGCACAGACCTGCTGTTTGCGCTGCAGATTGAACGCCTCAAGTCGTCGCCCGACGCCCAGCAGCAGCTCTACAAGAAAGAGCAGACGCTGCGACGGGAAATCAACGAACTGGAAAACGACATTTCGACCCTTAAAACCAACCTGGAGTTTTTCGCCCGCTCCAAAAATGCCGGCCAGCTCCGGGAGGAATACCAGGGCCGCATCAATGAAGCCCAGGCGCGGATTGACGGGTTGAAACGCCAGCTGCGGGCCGTAAGAAGCTAG
- a CDS encoding tyrosine-type recombinase/integrase, whose amino-acid sequence MVTQFTLRTDKKDSTGRCPVHLAVYFDGLRLRCATGEKCKPADWNEDRQQFRRSYPLAEDANALLARMASDMLAWWRAVRAAGETPTLAGLKAALRPAPAPTPAPERLVVTEIMEFREVMRRRGLMWNTLRHYLVTANWLRDFERWAGRKLTVSGYDLATHDLVLAYLRHERALSPNSLYTVGKDLRRLFGYLRDERGLTVSVEPRKLRVACQDTEKVYLTGPELERLRVTVLPTTLAPVRDVFLFCCYTGLRYSDVLQLHGGNVEALPDGSGRVLRLTQTKTRTRVSVYLTAAATALLEKHAGPEREGPGARLLPVYQNQVMNRYLKRICQLAGVTAGVEVVEVRAGQVIKSMRPKHELITMHTARHTFATQSLLRGMPVEVLQKILGHASIKTTLVYAKIVEDFQHQTMRRIWEDVPTPAPVAADTIYTVESSAA is encoded by the coding sequence ATGGTGACGCAATTCACGCTTCGCACCGACAAAAAAGACAGCACGGGACGGTGCCCCGTGCATTTGGCAGTTTACTTCGACGGCTTGCGCCTGCGCTGCGCCACCGGCGAGAAGTGTAAACCGGCCGACTGGAACGAGGACCGGCAGCAGTTCCGACGTTCCTATCCGCTGGCCGAAGATGCCAACGCCCTGCTGGCCCGCATGGCCTCCGATATGCTGGCCTGGTGGCGCGCCGTGCGCGCCGCCGGCGAAACCCCTACGCTGGCCGGCCTGAAAGCCGCCCTGCGGCCGGCCCCGGCGCCCACGCCCGCCCCCGAGCGGCTGGTGGTAACGGAAATTATGGAGTTTCGCGAAGTCATGCGCCGGCGCGGGCTGATGTGGAACACGCTGCGCCATTATCTGGTCACGGCCAACTGGCTGCGCGACTTCGAGCGGTGGGCCGGCCGCAAGCTCACGGTCAGCGGTTACGACCTGGCCACCCACGATCTGGTGCTGGCTTACCTGCGCCACGAGCGGGCCCTCAGCCCAAATTCTCTGTACACCGTGGGCAAAGACCTACGGCGGCTCTTCGGCTACCTGCGCGATGAGCGGGGCCTGACGGTGAGCGTGGAGCCCCGGAAGCTGCGCGTGGCCTGTCAGGACACGGAGAAAGTGTACCTCACGGGGCCGGAGCTGGAGCGCCTGCGCGTGACGGTGCTGCCCACCACGCTGGCACCGGTGCGGGACGTGTTTCTGTTCTGCTGCTATACCGGCCTGCGCTACTCCGACGTGCTGCAGTTGCACGGCGGCAACGTGGAGGCCCTGCCCGACGGCTCGGGACGGGTGCTGCGTCTGACCCAGACCAAAACCCGCACCCGGGTGAGCGTCTACCTGACGGCCGCCGCCACGGCCCTGCTGGAGAAACACGCCGGCCCCGAGCGTGAAGGGCCGGGCGCGCGCCTGTTGCCCGTCTACCAGAACCAGGTGATGAACCGCTACCTCAAGCGTATCTGTCAGCTGGCCGGCGTTACGGCCGGCGTGGAAGTCGTGGAGGTGCGGGCCGGGCAGGTGATCAAGTCCATGCGACCCAAGCACGAGCTGATAACGATGCACACGGCCCGCCACACCTTCGCCACCCAGAGCCTGCTGCGGGGTATGCCGGTGGAGGTACTGCAGAAGATTCTGGGCCATGCCAGCATCAAGACCACGCTGGTGTACGCCAAAATCGTGGAGGACTTCCAGCACCAGACCATGCGCCGCATCTGGGAGGATGTCCCCACCCCGGCACCGGTGGCGGCCGACACCATCTACACCGTGGAATCGTCGGCGGCCTGA
- a CDS encoding STAS/SEC14 domain-containing protein: MLCFENPAGRILLHSTFVQVVWSTGQRQDAHVMELMDRLLEIGQQQHLDRLLVDQGIMDSCSVEVEVWFKYDWLTRARLQFDFGAAAILSGRNLLVRMATLGMLRHLLGWTGSFQIRVFSSGQMQEAVTWLSQPSPRA; the protein is encoded by the coding sequence ATGCTGTGCTTTGAAAATCCTGCCGGCCGTATTCTCCTCCATTCTACCTTCGTGCAGGTGGTCTGGAGCACGGGCCAACGGCAGGATGCCCACGTGATGGAGCTCATGGACCGACTGCTGGAAATTGGTCAGCAGCAGCATCTGGACCGCCTGCTGGTGGACCAGGGCATCATGGACTCCTGCTCCGTCGAGGTGGAAGTATGGTTTAAATACGACTGGCTGACGCGGGCCCGCCTGCAGTTCGATTTTGGCGCGGCCGCCATTCTGAGCGGCCGTAATCTGCTGGTACGTATGGCCACGCTTGGGATGCTACGGCACCTGCTGGGCTGGACCGGATCCTTCCAGATTCGGGTTTTCTCCAGCGGGCAAATGCAGGAAGCCGTTACATGGCTCAGCCAACCATCTCCCCGGGCTTAA